A section of the Paenibacillus odorifer genome encodes:
- a CDS encoding DEAD/DEAH box helicase, with amino-acid sequence MPGFKDLGVSELLCTLLQSQGIVKPTPVQQEAIPPLVQGLDVIARAKTGTGKTLAFLLPIMDKIHTERAYPQALIMAPTRELALQITEEARKLARHTDIKILAVYGGQDVEKQLRKLEGGRHLIIGTPGRLLDHMRRETLDLSGVKMLVLDEADQMLHMGFLEDVETIITAVPYRRQTMLFSATMPDPIKRLAANYMKEPLDIIIKSGSPIPLDNIKQQVVECSDRNKEEALKSLIERDRPYLAIIFCRTKRRVSNLNEALQAAGYECDELHGDLSQGKREGVMKRFRDAKLQLLVATDVAARGLDVEGITHIFNYDMPLDVDSYIHRIGRTGRAGGKGLAITFVSPRDQEGLDLIEHGISQRLDRRRYEKDEFGVGEFIPVQGGGRHGGRQSGGAEAARTGRGPKTGGSGRGGAPRGEGGARQGGRGRGKEAGGWGAPAEGRRGRSDAAAGKRGGSGYDAAAPKGGGKAAGVVRVGGGYGAFASRGEASASGNAATPSAGSRGANRKGGPSTGYSENVARGADGGAYTGGTPRGGLGSGYGSGPSRGGKGGKGSKGGYGGAKGGAAGKGGRNSGGGSSRGGRSNGSGGFKSGGRGTSR; translated from the coding sequence TTGCCGGGATTTAAAGATTTAGGAGTTTCAGAATTACTGTGTACATTGCTTCAAAGTCAAGGCATTGTTAAACCTACGCCAGTGCAACAGGAAGCCATTCCGCCACTGGTGCAGGGCTTGGATGTAATAGCTAGAGCGAAGACAGGTACAGGGAAGACTTTGGCCTTTTTGCTGCCAATTATGGACAAGATCCATACGGAGCGGGCTTATCCTCAGGCGCTGATTATGGCTCCAACACGTGAGCTGGCTTTGCAAATTACAGAAGAGGCACGCAAGCTGGCGCGTCATACGGATATTAAAATATTGGCGGTTTACGGTGGTCAGGATGTAGAGAAGCAACTGCGCAAGCTGGAAGGCGGCAGACATCTTATCATCGGTACACCGGGCAGACTTTTGGATCATATGCGCCGGGAGACGCTGGATCTTAGCGGCGTAAAAATGCTCGTTCTGGACGAAGCCGATCAAATGCTGCACATGGGCTTCTTGGAGGATGTTGAGACCATCATTACGGCTGTCCCTTATCGTCGTCAGACTATGTTGTTCTCCGCGACAATGCCTGATCCGATTAAACGTCTCGCTGCTAATTACATGAAAGAGCCACTGGATATCATCATTAAGAGTGGTTCTCCGATTCCGCTGGATAATATCAAACAACAAGTAGTGGAATGCTCGGACCGCAATAAAGAAGAAGCGCTCAAATCCCTCATTGAACGGGATCGTCCTTACTTGGCTATTATTTTCTGCCGGACGAAACGGCGGGTATCCAACCTGAACGAAGCGCTGCAAGCAGCCGGTTATGAATGCGACGAGCTGCACGGTGATTTGTCCCAAGGTAAACGTGAAGGCGTGATGAAAAGATTCCGTGATGCGAAGCTGCAGCTGCTTGTAGCGACAGACGTAGCAGCTCGGGGTCTGGATGTTGAAGGTATTACTCACATCTTTAACTATGATATGCCGCTTGATGTGGATAGCTATATTCACCGGATTGGCCGGACTGGCCGTGCTGGTGGCAAAGGGCTTGCGATTACTTTCGTATCTCCACGTGATCAAGAGGGTCTGGATTTGATCGAGCATGGCATCTCGCAGCGGCTGGATCGCCGCCGTTACGAGAAGGACGAATTCGGCGTTGGCGAATTCATCCCTGTGCAAGGAGGCGGACGCCACGGCGGTCGCCAAAGCGGCGGCGCTGAGGCAGCGCGCACGGGCCGCGGGCCGAAGACCGGCGGCTCTGGCCGCGGCGGAGCTCCGCGCGGCGAAGGCGGAGCGCGGCAAGGTGGCCGTGGCCGCGGTAAAGAAGCAGGCGGCTGGGGCGCGCCTGCAGAAGGACGCCGCGGTCGTTCCGATGCGGCGGCGGGCAAGCGTGGCGGCAGCGGCTATGACGCTGCTGCTCCTAAGGGCGGCGGCAAGGCTGCCGGCGTAGTGCGAGTAGGCGGCGGCTATGGCGCCTTCGCCTCCCGAGGCGAAGCGTCTGCCAGCGGCAACGCGGCAACGCCTAGCGCCGGTTCGCGCGGTGCGAACCGGAAGGGCGGACCAAGCACTGGCTACAGTGAGAACGTAGCTAGAGGTGCGGACGGCGGTGCCTACACTGGAGGCACTCCACGTGGCGGCTTAGGCAGCGGCTATGGTTCAGGCCCGTCTAGAGGCGGCAAAGGTGGTAAAGGCAGCAAAGGTGGATACGGCGGTGCCAAGGGTGGCGCTGCTGGCAAAGGCGGCCGCAACAGCGGTGGTGGATCTTCACGCGGTGGCCGTAGCAATGGATCCGGTGGCTTTAAAAGCGGCGGTCGCGGCACTTCCAGATAA
- a CDS encoding glutathione peroxidase produces the protein MSIYNFAGVTPSGKEVPFAEYEGKVLLIANTASKCGLTPQYGDLQKLYEQYSDQGLVVLGFPCNQFAGQEPGTSEEAEEFCQINYGVTFPVFAKVDVNGPDASPLFNYLKEQQPGAGDSSDISWNFTKFLIDRSGNVVARVEPKESPETMKQHIESLL, from the coding sequence ATGTCGATCTACAATTTTGCCGGCGTTACACCTTCGGGTAAAGAAGTGCCGTTTGCGGAGTATGAAGGTAAGGTGCTGCTGATTGCTAATACGGCTAGTAAGTGCGGACTTACACCACAGTATGGAGACCTTCAGAAGCTATACGAACAGTATAGCGATCAAGGACTTGTAGTATTAGGATTCCCCTGCAACCAGTTTGCGGGTCAGGAGCCAGGTACGAGTGAAGAGGCTGAGGAATTCTGTCAGATTAATTATGGAGTTACCTTTCCGGTCTTCGCCAAAGTTGATGTTAATGGACCGGATGCCAGCCCGCTTTTCAATTATTTGAAGGAGCAGCAGCCTGGTGCTGGAGACAGCAGCGACATTAGCTGGAATTTCACGAAATTTCTTATTGATCGCAGCGGCAATGTAGTGGCTCGTGTGGAGCCCAAAGAATCGCCGGAAACGATGAAACAACATATTGAGTCACTCCTGTAG
- a CDS encoding formate/nitrite transporter family protein, giving the protein MAYSKPQQIAEVTVENGIKKAHNPLSTVLILGFLGGAFIALGFLLDIRVIAGAPQEWGSIANFIGAAVFPVGLIMVLLAGGELLTGNMMAVPLAFMAKKISFWEVVKNLLLITISNLAGALFVAYFFGHVVGLTSEGVYLEKLVDMAGHKIDAEFFPAFVSGIGCNWLVALAVWLSYGADNFSGKILGIWFPTMAFVAIGFQHVVANMFLIPAAIFEGYYSWGQYFTNFVPVWLGNLTGGAIFVAAAYWMAYLRKAPTAIQSVDSMSGSSVKKHA; this is encoded by the coding sequence ATGGCTTATAGCAAACCGCAGCAAATTGCCGAAGTAACTGTAGAGAACGGCATAAAAAAAGCTCATAATCCGCTAAGTACCGTACTTATTCTGGGCTTTTTGGGAGGAGCGTTTATTGCGCTCGGGTTTTTATTGGATATTCGCGTCATTGCTGGCGCACCACAGGAATGGGGTTCCATTGCTAACTTTATCGGGGCAGCAGTCTTCCCCGTTGGGCTGATCATGGTACTCCTTGCGGGTGGAGAACTGCTGACAGGGAATATGATGGCCGTGCCGCTCGCTTTTATGGCTAAGAAGATTTCTTTTTGGGAAGTTGTGAAGAATCTTTTGCTCATTACGATTAGTAATCTGGCAGGGGCATTATTTGTAGCTTATTTCTTCGGTCATGTGGTGGGTTTAACTTCAGAGGGTGTGTATTTAGAGAAATTGGTGGATATGGCTGGTCATAAAATCGATGCAGAATTCTTTCCGGCATTTGTTTCGGGTATCGGCTGTAACTGGCTCGTTGCGCTGGCAGTGTGGCTCTCCTATGGAGCAGATAACTTCAGCGGCAAAATCCTTGGTATTTGGTTCCCAACGATGGCCTTTGTTGCGATCGGATTCCAGCACGTTGTAGCTAACATGTTCCTAATTCCAGCAGCTATTTTTGAAGGTTACTATTCATGGGGGCAATACTTCACTAACTTTGTTCCCGTCTGGCTCGGCAATCTAACGGGTGGAGCAATATTTGTCGCAGCTGCCTATTGGATGGCATACTTGCGTAAAGCACCTACGGCTATTCAATCCGTAGATAGCATGTCCGGCAGCAGTGTCAAAAAACACGCTTAA
- a CDS encoding formate--tetrahydrofolate ligase — protein MKLITEVAAQAGIDEQHLELYGKYKSKLSPSLWEEMKNKPDGKLVLVTAVNPTPAGEGKTLTTIGLAQAMNAAGVKTVAALREPSLGPCLGMKGGATGGGKSQIVPADEINLHFTGDIHAVTSAHNLLSAMIDNHIFQGNELGLDPQRIVWKRVMDMNDRSLRSIVTGLGDGNGAVRESGFQITTASEIMAVLCLCDSLIDLKKRLNRILIGYDQEGQPVTAERIGAVEAMTALLKEAVKPNLVQTLEGTPVIVHGGPFANIAHGCSSVIGTRYALKLGDVVVTEAGFGADLGAEKFMDIKCQQAELTPSAAVLVVTVKSLKYNGGVPKGELLTENRTALRAGLVNLERHVENLGKFGVPVLVAINHFEGDSEGEINDVLEACRNLNVPAAISKVWAEGSAGGQELASELNKLLNNSGTSHFAPLYEKDLDISSKINKIVREIYRGAEVNFSPAAKRSLAVIERLGLNDLQVCLAKTPYSFSDQPRLLGAPEGFTIGVRDITLSLGAGFAVVITGNIVTMPGLPAKPAAEGLWMDEDGEIHGLV, from the coding sequence ATGAAGTTAATTACAGAGGTAGCAGCACAAGCAGGGATCGACGAGCAGCATCTGGAACTATACGGCAAATATAAAAGCAAACTCTCGCCATCCTTATGGGAGGAAATGAAAAACAAGCCAGATGGCAAGCTGGTTCTGGTCACTGCGGTGAATCCCACCCCTGCTGGCGAGGGTAAGACCTTAACAACCATCGGGTTGGCGCAGGCAATGAATGCAGCAGGTGTGAAGACTGTGGCTGCTTTACGTGAGCCGTCGCTCGGGCCTTGCTTAGGGATGAAGGGCGGCGCAACAGGCGGCGGGAAGTCGCAGATTGTTCCGGCTGATGAGATTAATTTGCACTTTACCGGTGATATTCATGCGGTAACTTCTGCACATAATTTATTGTCCGCAATGATTGATAATCATATCTTCCAAGGCAATGAGCTGGGACTGGATCCGCAGCGTATCGTTTGGAAACGTGTCATGGATATGAATGACCGCAGCCTGCGCAGTATTGTGACTGGGCTCGGAGACGGAAACGGAGCCGTACGGGAAAGTGGCTTTCAGATTACAACGGCTTCTGAGATTATGGCTGTGTTATGCCTATGCGATAGCCTCATTGATCTCAAGAAGCGTTTGAACCGTATTCTAATTGGTTATGACCAAGAGGGACAACCGGTGACAGCCGAGCGAATCGGGGCCGTTGAAGCGATGACAGCGCTGCTTAAGGAAGCAGTTAAGCCAAACTTGGTACAGACTCTGGAAGGTACGCCTGTTATTGTGCACGGGGGTCCGTTTGCGAATATCGCTCATGGCTGCAGCAGTGTTATTGGCACTCGTTATGCCCTTAAGCTAGGGGATGTTGTGGTCACCGAAGCAGGCTTCGGAGCGGATCTTGGTGCAGAGAAATTCATGGATATCAAATGCCAACAGGCCGAGTTAACCCCTTCTGCTGCTGTTCTTGTCGTAACTGTTAAGTCCTTGAAATATAACGGTGGTGTGCCTAAAGGTGAGCTTCTAACCGAGAATCGGACGGCGCTGCGCGCGGGATTGGTGAATTTAGAACGCCATGTAGAGAATCTCGGTAAATTTGGAGTCCCTGTTTTAGTTGCCATTAATCATTTTGAAGGGGACAGTGAGGGCGAGATTAACGATGTACTGGAGGCCTGCCGCAATTTAAACGTGCCGGCTGCAATCTCAAAAGTATGGGCGGAAGGTAGTGCAGGTGGACAGGAGCTGGCTTCTGAGCTGAACAAGCTCTTGAATAATAGTGGCACGAGCCACTTTGCTCCTTTGTATGAGAAAGATCTCGACATTTCATCCAAAATCAACAAAATTGTCCGTGAGATTTACCGCGGGGCAGAAGTGAACTTTTCTCCGGCGGCTAAGCGTAGTCTGGCGGTTATTGAGCGGCTTGGGCTAAATGATCTTCAAGTATGTTTGGCGAAGACGCCTTATTCCTTCTCCGACCAGCCTAGACTCCTCGGAGCACCGGAAGGTTTTACGATTGGTGTCCGAGATATTACTCTTTCGCTTGGTGCAGGCTTTGCGGTAGTTATTACAGGCAATATCGTTACGATGCCAGGTCTGCCAGCTAAGCCAGCTGCTGAGGGACTATGGATGGACGAGGACGGAGAGATTCACGGTCTGGTGTAA
- a CDS encoding MFS transporter produces the protein MKFLQAYPKEVKIFLIASLINATGSALMWPLVTMYVFDELGRSMSDAGLVILIQSVGGIVGQLLGGSLYHKVGVNRLIVGALAMNALALFTLPAASNNWTLFMVAMGLVGLFNSLSLPAIQAFIGFRFTKQRGELFNVIYVANNIGVALGTALSGFLADISYMLSFVMNGVTSAVFAGFFFIYLKKIGGEPAHEVMGHQKNEPEKQSTWKLMGHTRIYLYMGIGSLFLLLGNSIWNTGVSPFIISEGWPKKTYGFLWTLNGILIFAAQPLVTMIKRWFASTSTAQMTASALFYLGGYAFLLWMPNYPGLVLGMVLATLGEMLISPAMPSFISDHAGRSAPFYLGLSGGIGAVGRVIGPYFMGRLYDSGGLAPTAWLACAMALLSVGFFVIHSLVNRKGHSLERSVR, from the coding sequence ATGAAGTTTTTACAGGCATATCCAAAAGAAGTGAAAATATTTCTAATTGCCAGCCTAATTAATGCAACAGGTAGTGCGCTGATGTGGCCGCTCGTTACGATGTATGTATTTGATGAGCTTGGACGCAGCATGTCAGATGCTGGACTGGTGATTCTTATTCAATCGGTTGGTGGGATCGTGGGTCAACTACTCGGGGGCTCACTCTATCATAAGGTAGGCGTTAACCGGCTGATTGTCGGAGCGCTCGCCATGAATGCTTTGGCACTGTTCACCTTGCCGGCAGCTAGTAACAACTGGACGTTATTTATGGTTGCAATGGGACTGGTAGGATTATTTAATTCCTTATCATTACCTGCCATTCAGGCATTTATCGGCTTTCGTTTCACGAAGCAGCGTGGTGAGCTGTTTAATGTTATTTATGTCGCCAATAATATTGGTGTAGCACTGGGTACGGCATTAAGTGGTTTTTTGGCCGATATTTCCTATATGCTAAGCTTTGTAATGAATGGTGTAACTTCGGCGGTATTTGCGGGTTTCTTTTTTATATATCTGAAGAAAATCGGTGGAGAACCTGCGCATGAGGTAATGGGGCATCAGAAGAATGAACCAGAGAAACAATCCACGTGGAAGCTAATGGGGCATACTCGTATTTATCTTTATATGGGGATCGGTTCTTTGTTCCTGCTTCTCGGTAACTCTATCTGGAATACAGGGGTATCTCCGTTCATTATTTCAGAGGGCTGGCCTAAGAAAACTTATGGTTTTCTCTGGACACTGAACGGTATTTTGATTTTTGCAGCTCAGCCATTGGTAACAATGATTAAGCGCTGGTTCGCGTCTACCTCAACGGCGCAAATGACTGCAAGTGCCCTGTTTTATTTGGGTGGCTATGCGTTTCTTTTGTGGATGCCTAATTATCCTGGCTTAGTGCTCGGAATGGTGCTTGCTACACTGGGAGAAATGCTGATTTCTCCAGCGATGCCATCCTTTATCTCGGATCATGCGGGGCGCAGCGCACCATTTTATTTGGGACTAAGCGGAGGGATTGGTGCAGTCGGGAGAGTCATTGGCCCTTACTTCATGGGCAGACTGTATGATAGCGGTGGTTTGGCACCAACAGCCTGGCTGGCCTGTGCGATGGCGCTGCTGTCTGTAGGATTTTTCGTCATCCATTCTTTAGTCAATCGTAAAGGCCATTCGTTAGAGCGGTCCGTAAGATAA
- a CDS encoding M15 family metallopeptidase: protein MSKKFKIIILLIVVIAVGWGIGKYTSPSASESNGSNINVGDNLQGEPGNTGESDGGGITDPAVADPSEPSNPPESGGDNAGSVPDPISAEPDSITVMVNKQYGLPDNYKPTDLVYPDVRFTFKEKIEKRMMRSEAAKALEKMFAGAEEDGIYLAGVSAYRSQATQTTLYNRYVERDGEEKARTYSAVPGYSEHQTGLAIDVSGSDGKCAAESCFGGTKEAEWLAKHVGEYGFIIRYPEGKQDITGYKYEPWHIRYVGKDIATYINEKDITLEEYYDAIPVSK, encoded by the coding sequence ATGTCAAAAAAATTTAAAATTATAATCTTGTTAATTGTCGTTATTGCTGTCGGTTGGGGAATAGGAAAGTACACGTCTCCTTCTGCTTCGGAGAGTAACGGTTCTAATATAAATGTGGGGGATAATCTTCAAGGTGAGCCTGGGAATACGGGGGAAAGTGATGGAGGGGGGATTACAGACCCGGCAGTAGCTGATCCATCTGAACCCTCTAATCCGCCTGAATCAGGCGGTGATAATGCGGGTAGTGTTCCAGATCCTATTTCTGCAGAGCCTGATAGTATTACAGTGATGGTAAATAAGCAGTACGGCTTGCCTGATAATTATAAACCAACGGATCTTGTCTATCCTGATGTCCGTTTTACATTCAAAGAGAAAATCGAAAAGCGTATGATGCGAAGTGAAGCTGCCAAAGCCTTGGAGAAGATGTTCGCAGGTGCAGAGGAAGACGGAATTTATTTAGCAGGCGTTTCTGCATACCGGTCACAGGCAACCCAGACGACTTTGTATAACCGTTATGTGGAGAGAGATGGGGAAGAAAAAGCCCGTACTTACAGTGCAGTCCCCGGCTACAGCGAGCATCAGACCGGGCTGGCTATTGATGTCTCGGGAAGTGATGGAAAATGTGCCGCCGAGAGCTGTTTTGGTGGGACGAAGGAAGCCGAGTGGTTGGCCAAGCATGTAGGGGAATATGGTTTTATCATCAGATATCCTGAAGGTAAGCAAGACATTACCGGATATAAGTACGAGCCTTGGCATATCCGTTATGTAGGCAAGGACATTGCAACTTATATCAATGAGAAGGATATTACGTTGGAAGAATATTATGACGCAATTCCGGTATCGAAATAA
- a CDS encoding FAD-dependent oxidoreductase, translated as MKVAVIGCTHAGTAAIVNTAQLYPDAEITVYERNDNISFLSCGIALYVGGVVKDPEGLFYSSPEKLAELGVKTNMRHEVTAVDTKSKTLRVRNLETGHEFADTYDKLIMTTGSWPIVPKLEGFELEGILLSKNYDHSNTIIEKAKQANKITVVGAGYIGVELVEAFQMNGKQVTLIDGEDRILSKYLDQEFTAPIEQSFQDHGIKLALNEKVSSFAGKDGKVTKVITSKGEHETDLVILCIGFRPNTELLKGQVDMLPNGAIVVNNYMQTSCPDVYAAGDSCAIHYNPTGKHAYIPLATNAVRMGTLVARNLVTETIPYMGTQGTSGIKIYEDNIAATGLTEEGAKAEGMDVETAMIIDNYRPEFMPTFEQVQLKVVFDRATRRILGAQIMSKMDLTQSINTVSVCIQNHMTIDQLAFIDFFFQPHYNKPWNFLNTVGLQALPTTVPSKEAVTV; from the coding sequence ATGAAAGTAGCTGTCATTGGATGTACCCATGCCGGAACCGCCGCAATTGTGAATACTGCTCAGCTTTACCCAGATGCCGAGATTACTGTATATGAGCGTAATGATAATATTTCCTTCTTATCCTGTGGAATTGCCTTGTATGTAGGTGGAGTGGTTAAAGACCCAGAGGGGCTATTCTATTCTTCACCAGAAAAGCTTGCAGAGCTTGGCGTAAAGACCAATATGCGTCATGAAGTAACTGCAGTGGATACGAAGTCCAAAACATTGCGTGTACGCAATCTGGAGACAGGCCACGAGTTCGCTGACACCTACGATAAGCTGATTATGACTACAGGTTCATGGCCGATTGTGCCGAAGCTTGAAGGATTTGAACTCGAGGGGATTTTACTTTCCAAGAACTATGATCATTCCAACACTATTATAGAAAAAGCTAAACAAGCGAATAAAATCACCGTCGTCGGCGCTGGATATATCGGCGTTGAACTGGTGGAAGCTTTTCAAATGAATGGGAAGCAAGTTACGCTAATTGATGGTGAAGATCGCATTCTGAGTAAATATCTGGATCAAGAATTTACTGCACCGATCGAACAATCTTTTCAGGATCATGGGATTAAATTGGCACTGAATGAGAAGGTCAGCTCTTTTGCGGGCAAAGATGGTAAGGTAACAAAGGTTATTACAAGCAAAGGAGAGCATGAAACAGATCTGGTCATTCTCTGCATTGGTTTCCGTCCTAATACTGAACTCTTAAAAGGTCAAGTCGATATGCTGCCTAATGGTGCCATTGTGGTCAATAACTATATGCAGACTAGCTGCCCAGATGTATATGCCGCGGGCGACAGCTGTGCGATTCACTACAACCCTACAGGCAAACACGCCTATATCCCACTGGCAACCAATGCTGTGCGGATGGGAACCTTAGTTGCACGCAACTTGGTAACAGAGACCATTCCTTATATGGGTACACAAGGGACTTCGGGCATTAAGATTTATGAAGATAATATCGCTGCAACAGGGCTTACTGAAGAAGGAGCTAAGGCTGAAGGAATGGACGTGGAAACCGCCATGATTATTGATAATTACCGTCCAGAATTTATGCCAACCTTTGAGCAGGTTCAGTTAAAAGTAGTGTTTGATCGCGCCACACGCCGTATTCTCGGGGCACAAATTATGTCCAAGATGGATCTGACGCAATCGATCAACACAGTGTCTGTATGCATTCAAAATCATATGACAATCGACCAACTAGCCTTTATCGATTTCTTCTTCCAACCGCATTACAACAAACCTTGGAACTTCCTGAATACAGTGGGTCTTCAAGCACTGCCGACAACAGTACCAAGCAAAGAGGCTGTAACGGTTTAA